One window from the genome of Saprospiraceae bacterium encodes:
- a CDS encoding TatD family hydrolase codes for MEFIDTHAHLYLKEFGEDRTQIIQRALESKVTKIVLPNIDFISYQDQLNLSKEFPGICYPTLGLHPCDVKENYMTILDSMELELSNTQFIAIGETGTDAYWDLSFWENQTKSFNRQLEWAKNLQLPIIIHSRESIPQNIQLVSAQQDGRLKGVFHCFTGDLAQAKQIINLGFLLGIGGVVTYKNSDLKNIIAEIGLEHLVLETDSPFLSPVPFRGKRNESSYIPIIAEKISEILDLSLESIAIKTTENAEGLFSFKNYPIA; via the coding sequence ATGGAATTTATTGATACACATGCACATTTATATTTGAAGGAATTTGGTGAAGATCGAACTCAAATCATTCAACGGGCTTTAGAATCAAAAGTAACCAAAATTGTTTTACCTAATATTGATTTTATCAGTTATCAGGATCAACTAAATCTTTCCAAAGAATTTCCAGGAATTTGCTATCCTACCCTTGGATTGCATCCATGTGATGTGAAAGAAAATTACATGACAATTCTTGATTCTATGGAACTCGAATTAAGTAATACGCAATTTATTGCCATTGGAGAAACCGGCACAGATGCCTATTGGGATTTGAGTTTTTGGGAAAATCAAACTAAATCTTTTAACAGACAACTTGAGTGGGCAAAAAACTTGCAACTTCCAATAATAATTCATTCAAGAGAAAGTATTCCTCAAAATATCCAATTGGTATCAGCACAACAGGATGGCAGATTAAAGGGGGTGTTTCATTGTTTTACAGGAGACCTTGCACAAGCCAAACAAATTATAAATTTAGGCTTTCTTTTAGGCATTGGAGGGGTTGTAACTTATAAAAATTCTGACTTAAAAAATATTATTGCTGAAATTGGATTAGAACATCTTGTTTTAGAAACCGATTCCCCTTTCTTAAGTCCAGTACCTTTTAGAGGAAAACGAAATGAATCATCTTACATACCAATCATTGCAGAAAAAATTTCTGAAATACTTGATCTTTCTCTTGAATCTATCGCAATCAAAACAACTGAAAATGCAGAAGGTCTTTTCAGTTTCAAGAACTATCCAATTGCCTAA
- a CDS encoding polyprenol monophosphomannose synthase, whose product MQEPNHTNRLLVIIPTYNEIENIESILQTIMQLEIPVEVLVVDDGSPDGTAAAVIKFQNQFPNRIHILERTAKSGLGRAYIAGFKWALERNYEYIAEMDADFSHPPDKLIELYEACTSKSADLSIGSRYVKGGGVINWPKSRLYLSKGASIYVRIITGMNVKDPTAGYVCYSRHVLNSINLDNIRFIGYAFQIEMKYAAHRLGFKMKEIPIQFPDRIRGKSKMNIYIIKEALSGVLTMRFLRSAADYKK is encoded by the coding sequence GTGCAGGAACCAAATCATACAAATCGTTTATTGGTAATAATTCCAACGTATAATGAAATCGAAAATATTGAATCGATTTTACAAACCATTATGCAATTAGAGATTCCCGTTGAAGTATTGGTCGTGGATGATGGTTCACCGGATGGAACTGCTGCTGCAGTCATAAAATTTCAAAATCAATTTCCTAACAGGATTCACATTCTTGAACGAACTGCAAAATCTGGTTTAGGAAGAGCCTACATTGCAGGATTTAAATGGGCATTGGAGCGCAATTATGAATACATTGCGGAAATGGATGCCGATTTTTCGCATCCACCAGATAAATTAATTGAACTTTATGAAGCTTGTACTTCAAAATCAGCTGACCTAAGTATTGGTTCCCGTTATGTTAAAGGAGGCGGAGTTATTAACTGGCCCAAATCAAGACTCTATCTATCCAAAGGAGCTTCTATCTACGTACGTATAATAACCGGTATGAACGTAAAAGATCCAACGGCAGGCTATGTATGTTATTCTCGACACGTATTAAATTCAATCAACCTGGATAATATTCGTTTCATTGGGTATGCATTTCAAATTGAAATGAAATACGCTGCACATAGACTTGGTTTTAAAATGAAAGAAATACCAATTCAGTTTCCAGACCGTATTCGAGGAAAATCTAAAATGAATATTTATATAATTAAAGAAGCATTGTCTGGAGTTTTGACCATGCGATTTTTAAGATCTGCCGCAGATTACAAAAAATAA
- the ruvX gene encoding Holliday junction resolvase RuvX — MGRIVGIDYGLKRTGLSVTDPLCIIVNGLDTVPTASLLAYLQDYLKNNEVDKLVLGYPTTNSNQVNQMGELVLKFKKTLEDRFPTIQVILFDERKTSVQAMEIMFKSGMRKSQRRDKSTIDKLSAVLILQKYLGHI, encoded by the coding sequence ATGGGTAGAATTGTAGGCATTGATTATGGACTGAAGCGAACGGGTTTATCTGTTACTGATCCGCTGTGTATCATTGTCAATGGTTTGGATACGGTGCCCACTGCAAGTTTGTTGGCTTATCTGCAAGACTATTTAAAGAATAACGAAGTTGATAAACTCGTTTTAGGGTATCCAACTACAAATTCAAATCAGGTCAATCAAATGGGTGAACTTGTTTTAAAATTTAAGAAAACCTTAGAAGATCGTTTTCCGACAATTCAGGTAATATTATTTGATGAACGAAAAACTTCAGTCCAGGCAATGGAAATTATGTTTAAGTCTGGAATGCGAAAATCACAACGTAGAGACAAATCGACAATAGATAAACTGAGTGCAGTTTTAATTTTGCAAAAATATTTAGGACATATTTAA
- a CDS encoding T9SS type A sorting domain-containing protein, protein MASKQVRPLEFEVSPNPVVNKIRVICQEAIVENQILDLYGKTLLKSQQKSLDLESLQAGVYVLSVRTRDQIGYKRFVKRSN, encoded by the coding sequence GTGGCAAGCAAACAAGTTCGTCCTTTAGAATTTGAAGTGAGTCCAAATCCGGTTGTAAATAAGATTCGGGTAATTTGTCAGGAAGCCATCGTAGAAAACCAAATATTGGACTTATATGGAAAGACCTTATTGAAGAGTCAACAAAAATCACTTGATTTGGAATCTTTGCAAGCTGGCGTATATGTTTTAAGTGTAAGAACCAGGGATCAGATCGGATACAAACGATTTGTTAAACGATCCAATTAA
- a CDS encoding T9SS type A sorting domain-containing protein, whose protein sequence is MDIPVFIDKKANLVGYQFTLKYDPSRLEFEGVEAGLSNVNLDNLGLSRSNDGYISFSWNSNKNIEFTESEAIFTLKFSALSQGQVSNVLQLNSIITSALAFSTEAEDMDISLGFRNSKGVIESNSGLILYQNQPNPFSDFTTIGFELSQAAPATLTIYDLNSKVLFKSDLKAVKGYNSIEIANAQLGVTGVLFYQIDAAGFTATKRMIVIK, encoded by the coding sequence GTGGATATCCCGGTATTTATTGACAAGAAAGCCAATTTGGTTGGATATCAGTTTACTCTGAAATACGATCCAAGCAGATTAGAATTCGAAGGTGTTGAAGCAGGTTTGTCTAATGTTAATCTGGATAATTTAGGTCTCTCCAGATCAAATGATGGATATATCAGCTTTAGCTGGAACTCAAATAAGAATATCGAATTCACTGAAAGTGAAGCAATCTTCACGCTCAAATTCAGCGCTCTTTCACAAGGTCAAGTTTCAAACGTACTACAATTAAATTCAATAATAACTTCTGCGCTCGCATTTTCAACTGAGGCGGAAGATATGGATATCAGTTTAGGTTTTAGAAATTCTAAAGGAGTTATCGAAAGTAATTCCGGACTTATTCTGTATCAAAATCAACCCAATCCATTCTCAGATTTCACAACTATTGGCTTCGAGTTGTCTCAAGCAGCTCCTGCAACACTTACGATTTATGATCTTAATAGTAAGGTCTTATTTAAATCGGATCTAAAAGCGGTAAAAGGATACAATAGTATAGAAATCGCAAATGCGCAATTAGGAGTAACCGGAGTGTTATTCTATCAAATTGATGCAGCCGGTTTTACGGCAACCAAGAGAATGATTGTTATCAAGTAA
- a CDS encoding GIY-YIG nuclease family protein, with product MKQRVQRHNSGVENFTSKYIPWNLIWYGEKNTKSEAYKLEQKLKNLSKKRILEFIKKYELRESIADDPQIDLDNN from the coding sequence TTGAAACAAAGAGTTCAACGTCATAATTCAGGGGTAGAGAATTTTACATCAAAATATATTCCATGGAATTTAATTTGGTATGGAGAAAAGAACACGAAATCAGAAGCTTATAAATTGGAGCAAAAGTTAAAAAATTTGTCAAAAAAGCGGATATTGGAATTTATAAAAAAATATGAGTTGCGCGAATCGATTGCTGACGATCCGCAGATAGATTTAGATAATAATTAG
- the def gene encoding peptide deformylase — protein sequence MVLPIYLYGKPVLKLKGQDIHNDYEELPKLISDMWETMYFAKGVGLAAPQIGLAIRLFVVDSTAYYEKEDSLKGIKKVFINAQILDETGTVWGFEEGCLSIPKLNAEVNRPSNVKIRYMDEHFQEHIEVYDDMNARIIQHEYDHIEGILFIDKISPIRRKILQKKLDKIRNGLVSTSYPVKA from the coding sequence ATGGTACTTCCAATATATTTATACGGGAAACCTGTGCTAAAACTCAAAGGACAGGACATTCATAATGATTATGAAGAACTTCCAAAACTGATATCAGATATGTGGGAAACCATGTATTTTGCTAAAGGTGTTGGGTTGGCTGCTCCTCAAATAGGGTTAGCGATTCGATTGTTTGTAGTAGATTCTACTGCATATTACGAAAAGGAAGATTCTCTGAAAGGGATTAAGAAAGTTTTTATAAATGCACAGATTTTGGATGAGACTGGAACTGTCTGGGGATTTGAGGAAGGTTGTTTGAGTATTCCTAAATTGAACGCAGAGGTAAACAGACCTTCAAATGTAAAAATCAGGTATATGGATGAGCATTTCCAGGAACATATAGAAGTGTATGATGATATGAATGCACGGATTATTCAACATGAATATGACCACATTGAAGGTATTTTATTTATCGATAAAATCAGTCCGATTCGACGAAAAATTCTCCAAAAAAAATTAGACAAAATCCGAAATGGATTGGTTTCAACCTCATATCCCGTTAAAGCTTGA
- a CDS encoding T9SS type A sorting domain-containing protein yields the protein MKTTFLINPIPKCLKSVQRIRTLFIYSGLLFCLELKAIPEDWPSADRLEKPLSVQSVDVQAITCIGNLQISLDSLGKALLTPQMLLVGYYPSYANFKVLINQTSSNIVTCNDIGKKLSATVIDTTNGMMCWTQIFVEDKLKPVITCIADTISCANDPFTFDYTPFVQISDNCDPDVDSYYDLTLSLFDCSNTRYSAVVHLKWTAIDNYGNTNSCIQDIYFKKASVDSVSFPANDTVYCPNPDLSGTGVPLMFGDTVSHLCNLIVTHADDSIIVCGGMMKIRRLWSVMDWCTQAIRSQTQEILVSDTTRPDVICPRDTILFSGYASCKVNYTIPVFKASDACSPSNLLILVVRLDSSILLRPGQSILLDSGKHSLNYIAIDPCGNSDTCTSYVWVKDRITPSLVCPPALVVSLDPRGQVILSAEQVASRGLVTDNCCIDTVLIRRMTASCGYPQDTLYSDEVHFCCEDIRDTIMLVLKATDCSGNMNFCMIQIYVQDKNPVAPPSCPNDITISCSVDYTDLGETGAYYVVTSCLDSIASTFRDSLAIDSCKNGEVYRKFYLTYPDGSSDSSCTQIISILNNYRFSPSDIIWPRDTIVPECVSHNPNALGFPKDPLDSCGTVYFSYSDLQLQFTADSCEITDRVWSAYSACTKQTVKDTQRIISVSLKRSKLSVARDTTFANGPDSCYKYVNLVAASLSGCARYAKITNSFNNGGANASGIYPVGTTHVIFTAKDSCGSIKDTTTIIVLDLENPRISCKVLFLDMNSNDTIQLTARGLLNSYVDNCTTPSQLKISFNASNPNDTIKYITCADLQTIPDTFDFAVFVKDSSGNVGSCTAKVHVRDPNFYCTTTVRIGTVSGLIKSHTKGAMKEVEVFLEGYNKQVETDDLGNYLFYNIITNQEYIIKPQSDKNWPEDLSTLDIVKIQRHILGIEEFSSPLEWIAADVDHNSRITTADISWLRKIILGKVNAVPGNKSWRFIRDNYAFRDPEYPLEELIDENISLKGRWQDTVVNFKAIKVGDVSGINSYQLLESRLRNTDLIIDNKAYQEGELIQLDIRLKKEMEVEGIQIALNLDASSLELYRIDEFLSAETGRALHQDEYVYDGKNLRFVVINSDSKSATKASKLIRLVFKALKKNTISNSIQLNIQERNEIYPSSDVPLKVILNYGDVFDSNEPLTDWQIDPNPFKDRIWIGFNSKSEQTGTFNLYDLTGKLVLDRKLAIQKGSNGFILESKELPQTGTYIYSIRDNQNSYNGKIIYIE from the coding sequence ATGAAAACTACATTTTTAATAAATCCCATCCCAAAATGTTTGAAAAGTGTACAACGTATTAGGACACTGTTCATTTATTCCGGTTTATTATTCTGTTTAGAGTTGAAGGCCATTCCAGAAGATTGGCCTTCAGCAGACAGATTGGAAAAACCACTATCAGTGCAATCTGTCGATGTACAAGCTATAACTTGCATAGGGAATTTGCAAATTTCCTTAGATTCACTTGGCAAAGCATTATTAACCCCTCAAATGTTGCTGGTAGGCTATTATCCTTCCTATGCTAATTTTAAAGTCTTGATTAATCAAACAAGTAGCAATATTGTTACATGCAATGACATAGGTAAGAAACTATCTGCAACTGTAATTGATACAACCAATGGCATGATGTGCTGGACTCAAATATTTGTTGAGGATAAGTTAAAGCCTGTAATTACATGTATTGCTGATACCATTTCATGCGCAAATGACCCATTTACATTTGACTATACACCTTTTGTGCAAATTTCTGATAACTGTGATCCAGATGTTGATAGTTATTATGATCTTACGTTAAGTTTATTTGATTGTTCGAATACACGTTATTCTGCTGTGGTACATTTAAAATGGACTGCAATTGATAACTATGGAAATACAAATAGTTGCATTCAGGATATTTATTTTAAGAAAGCTTCGGTTGACAGTGTTAGTTTTCCAGCGAATGATACCGTGTACTGTCCTAATCCTGATTTAAGTGGAACTGGTGTTCCGTTGATGTTTGGTGACACAGTAAGTCATTTATGTAATTTGATTGTAACGCATGCAGATGATTCAATAATAGTTTGTGGTGGCATGATGAAAATCAGAAGACTTTGGTCTGTGATGGATTGGTGTACGCAAGCCATTCGTTCGCAAACGCAGGAAATACTTGTATCTGATACAACAAGGCCTGATGTGATTTGCCCAAGAGATACGATTTTATTTTCAGGGTATGCAAGTTGTAAAGTAAATTACACCATTCCTGTTTTTAAAGCAAGTGATGCATGCAGTCCATCCAATTTGTTGATACTTGTTGTTCGATTGGATAGTAGTATTTTATTAAGACCTGGCCAAAGCATTTTACTTGATTCAGGGAAACACAGTTTAAATTATATAGCAATTGATCCATGTGGCAATTCAGATACTTGTACTTCATATGTGTGGGTAAAAGATCGGATTACACCATCGTTGGTGTGTCCCCCTGCATTGGTAGTTTCATTAGACCCCAGAGGACAGGTAATACTATCTGCTGAACAGGTTGCTTCCAGAGGCTTGGTTACAGACAATTGTTGTATTGATACCGTATTAATTAGAAGAATGACTGCTTCATGTGGCTACCCGCAAGATACCTTGTATAGCGATGAAGTCCATTTTTGTTGTGAAGATATTCGGGATACGATCATGTTGGTTTTGAAAGCAACAGATTGTAGTGGAAATATGAATTTCTGTATGATTCAAATTTATGTCCAGGATAAAAATCCAGTAGCACCACCGAGTTGTCCAAATGATATCACTATATCTTGTTCAGTAGATTATACTGATTTAGGTGAAACAGGTGCCTACTATGTGGTTACTTCTTGTTTGGATTCTATTGCAAGTACTTTTAGAGATAGCCTGGCAATAGATAGTTGTAAAAACGGAGAAGTATATCGTAAATTTTATTTGACTTATCCAGATGGCAGTTCCGATAGCAGTTGTACTCAGATTATCAGTATATTAAATAATTATCGGTTTAGTCCATCTGATATTATTTGGCCAAGGGATACGATAGTCCCGGAATGTGTAAGCCATAATCCAAATGCGTTGGGATTTCCAAAAGATCCATTAGACAGTTGTGGTACTGTGTATTTTAGTTATTCAGATCTACAACTTCAGTTTACTGCAGATAGCTGTGAAATTACCGACAGAGTTTGGTCTGCTTATTCTGCCTGTACAAAACAAACAGTAAAAGATACCCAACGGATTATTTCAGTAAGTTTAAAAAGGTCTAAATTAAGTGTCGCAAGAGATACGACCTTTGCAAATGGACCGGATTCTTGTTATAAATATGTAAATCTTGTCGCAGCAAGTTTAAGTGGCTGTGCCCGTTATGCAAAGATTACCAATTCATTCAATAACGGAGGTGCCAATGCAAGCGGAATTTATCCTGTTGGAACTACGCATGTCATTTTTACAGCTAAAGATTCATGTGGAAGTATAAAGGATACCACAACAATCATTGTATTGGATCTTGAGAACCCACGCATTAGTTGCAAGGTATTGTTTTTAGATATGAACTCCAACGACACCATTCAATTGACTGCCCGGGGTTTGCTTAATAGTTATGTAGACAACTGTACTACTCCTAGTCAGTTAAAAATTTCCTTTAATGCTTCTAACCCGAATGATACCATTAAATACATTACATGTGCGGATCTGCAAACCATTCCAGATACATTTGATTTTGCTGTATTTGTAAAAGATTCATCAGGAAATGTTGGAAGTTGTACGGCAAAGGTGCATGTAAGGGATCCTAACTTCTATTGTACGACAACGGTCAGAATTGGAACAGTAAGTGGACTCATCAAGTCGCATACTAAAGGTGCCATGAAAGAGGTTGAAGTATTCTTGGAAGGTTATAACAAGCAAGTAGAAACCGATGATTTAGGTAATTATTTATTTTATAATATTATCACCAATCAAGAGTATATCATCAAACCACAATCAGATAAGAATTGGCCTGAAGATTTAAGCACCCTTGACATTGTTAAAATTCAAAGACATATATTGGGCATTGAAGAATTCAGTTCGCCCTTGGAATGGATCGCGGCAGATGTAGATCACAATAGTAGAATTACGACAGCTGATATAAGTTGGTTGCGTAAAATTATTTTAGGTAAAGTCAATGCGGTACCTGGTAATAAATCCTGGAGATTTATTCGCGATAATTATGCATTTAGGGATCCGGAATACCCTCTTGAAGAATTGATTGACGAAAATATCTCATTGAAGGGCAGATGGCAGGATACTGTAGTTAATTTTAAAGCTATAAAAGTTGGAGATGTCAGTGGTATTAATTCCTATCAATTACTGGAATCCAGATTACGAAATACAGATTTAATTATTGACAACAAAGCGTATCAAGAAGGGGAGTTAATCCAACTGGATATTCGATTAAAGAAAGAAATGGAAGTTGAAGGAATACAAATTGCTTTGAATTTGGATGCAAGCTCCTTAGAGCTTTATAGAATTGATGAATTTTTAAGTGCAGAAACTGGGAGGGCATTACATCAGGATGAGTATGTATATGATGGCAAGAATCTACGCTTTGTTGTGATAAACTCCGATTCAAAGTCAGCAACCAAAGCTAGTAAACTAATCCGTCTGGTATTTAAGGCGCTAAAAAAGAATACCATTTCAAATAGTATACAATTAAATATACAGGAAAGAAATGAAATTTATCCCAGTTCAGATGTACCGTTAAAAGTCATTTTGAATTATGGAGATGTATTCGATAGCAATGAGCCTTTGACAGATTGGCAAATTGATCCAAATCCATTTAAGGATAGGATTTGGATAGGCTTTAATTCAAAATCAGAACAAACCGGAACATTTAACTTATATGATCTAACAGGAAAGTTAGTTCTTGATAGAAAGCTGGCGATTCAAAAAGGTTCGAATGGATTCATACTTGAATCAAAAGAATTGCCACAAACAGGAACTTATATTTATTCTATCAGAGATAATCAAAACAGTTACAACGGGAAGATTATCTATATAGAATAG
- a CDS encoding T9SS type A sorting domain-containing protein has protein sequence MCTVNSLAAYWLCFFRNSSCRTVLIAYLVCWGLDSSSARANSTPSLNFQLVAPPDITIQIKRPQACDTLFNMPAASVNYSGACPTSITYTTSNVFTALNTNGGILFFTTGVYKVVYTVTDHCGMTGRDSTYVTVYDASVPNLVCNPQQTINLPSPGFADIPATVFDAGSTDNCGHVYFKIKRMFNPSGYSCSNPGNPANHFDDLIRFCCQDVDSSSIRVILRVYDVYPGDGPVSDSLHRGHYVDCMIEAIVLDKIAPDITCPYNVTVSCGADLDSVLLTMGAFISDNCALLSIDTIIDNQLDACGSGEIRRTFIATDIHRQQSSCTQIITVLKTITFNGLDPNQLKWPEHKIVYACRIDSDTINAGIPIINEDACASVQTSKKDEKYNFDRGGVCAKILRYWYVIDWCQYNPNLKPNPNIAANGYYSYIQEIKIMDTVAPVLIGLVDTLVFIQSPVCQPGQVILPNIIASDCGSTSNLTIHYTIDFNGDGQIDVQQNGNNASGMYPLGRHLICFYANDSCHNTGILKTIIEVRDGKAPTATAIFGLSSSLIQMAAGPMVSITARSFNLKSTDNCTSESDLRFSFSLDINDTLRIFTCDSIGKRDIHLYVWDLEGNVNNVTTFIVIDDVNNLCPTSFQNVSISGLVQTKTNQLVKSASANLIVDSKAYGVAADKNGYYSFSNIPANKFFKLGMVSSQPDPSGISTADIIKIQRHILGIELLEQVEELLAADVDLSKSISTKDVAYMRNLILGRVTEFPSHKTYHFVNKDYKFLSPNDPFEELDASLEIKEIASNDMQHLDFIAIKLGDVNQSYQSSNFKTNYISSTGFNVVTTPGFIEISPLWKELIYGFQFELDVKNLCSDFATKLESSLQDFNESNYQITGNTVRVSYASVNPFSPEFSIRIPINNENQHCQANLKLNEYFLNEVYGINTTIRIDNLYYNLAETKAEVSLYPNPISDRLFVGLKHFENTEVYIELFDVTGNRVESRNFNIQDVFETIEFNDRDILNKGVYLVKISNKSFSNYYKIIAE, from the coding sequence ATGTGCACCGTAAACTCTTTAGCAGCCTATTGGCTTTGTTTTTTTAGAAATTCATCCTGTCGGACTGTCCTGATTGCCTACCTTGTTTGTTGGGGTCTGGACAGTTCGAGTGCACGTGCAAACAGCACGCCGAGTTTGAATTTTCAATTGGTGGCGCCTCCAGATATTACCATTCAAATAAAGAGGCCTCAAGCATGTGATACCCTGTTTAATATGCCTGCAGCAAGCGTGAATTATTCAGGTGCATGTCCAACATCAATTACATATACAACTTCCAATGTTTTTACTGCTCTAAATACCAATGGAGGAATCCTGTTTTTTACTACAGGCGTTTACAAAGTGGTATATACGGTTACTGATCATTGCGGCATGACAGGAAGAGATTCTACCTATGTAACAGTTTACGATGCTTCAGTGCCCAATTTGGTTTGCAACCCACAACAAACCATAAATTTACCAAGTCCTGGCTTTGCAGATATACCAGCTACTGTTTTTGATGCGGGTTCTACTGATAATTGTGGCCATGTTTATTTCAAAATAAAACGGATGTTTAATCCATCCGGGTATTCATGTTCAAATCCAGGAAATCCGGCAAATCATTTTGATGATCTGATTCGTTTTTGTTGTCAGGATGTTGATTCATCCAGTATCCGGGTAATTCTAAGAGTTTATGATGTCTATCCGGGTGATGGTCCGGTTTCAGATTCTTTGCATCGTGGACATTATGTAGATTGCATGATTGAGGCAATTGTACTTGATAAAATTGCTCCTGATATAACCTGTCCTTATAATGTAACAGTAAGTTGTGGTGCAGATTTGGACAGCGTCCTACTCACAATGGGTGCTTTTATAAGTGATAATTGCGCATTGTTATCAATTGATACAATTATTGACAATCAATTGGATGCATGTGGTTCTGGTGAAATTAGAAGAACATTTATAGCTACAGATATTCATCGGCAACAAAGTTCCTGTACCCAAATTATTACCGTATTAAAAACAATAACATTTAATGGTTTAGATCCAAATCAACTCAAATGGCCAGAACATAAAATTGTATATGCATGTCGCATAGATTCAGATACAATAAATGCGGGCATACCTATTATAAATGAAGATGCTTGTGCAAGTGTTCAGACATCCAAAAAAGATGAAAAATACAATTTTGACCGGGGCGGTGTTTGCGCTAAAATTTTAAGGTATTGGTATGTAATTGACTGGTGTCAATACAATCCAAATCTTAAACCGAATCCAAACATTGCAGCGAATGGATACTATTCTTATATCCAGGAAATTAAAATAATGGATACCGTTGCTCCTGTACTGATAGGACTCGTGGATACACTAGTTTTTATTCAGTCTCCTGTTTGTCAACCTGGACAAGTAATCTTGCCAAATATTATTGCATCTGATTGCGGATCAACATCCAATTTAACCATACACTATACAATTGATTTTAATGGGGATGGGCAAATTGATGTTCAACAAAATGGAAATAATGCCAGTGGCATGTACCCATTAGGCAGACATTTGATTTGTTTTTATGCAAATGATTCATGTCATAATACAGGTATATTAAAAACCATCATCGAGGTTCGCGATGGGAAAGCGCCAACAGCAACTGCGATTTTCGGACTATCCAGCAGTTTGATCCAAATGGCTGCCGGACCTATGGTATCAATTACCGCAAGAAGTTTTAATTTAAAAAGTACAGATAATTGTACTTCTGAATCTGATTTGCGATTTTCATTTTCTCTGGATATTAATGACACCCTGCGCATTTTTACCTGCGATAGTATTGGTAAACGCGATATCCATTTATATGTATGGGATTTAGAAGGAAATGTAAATAATGTAACAACATTTATTGTAATTGATGATGTTAATAATTTGTGCCCAACCAGTTTTCAGAATGTTAGCATATCAGGATTGGTGCAAACAAAAACCAATCAACTTGTTAAATCTGCATCAGCAAATTTAATTGTAGATAGCAAGGCATACGGTGTTGCAGCCGATAAAAATGGGTACTATTCTTTTAGCAACATCCCAGCAAATAAATTTTTCAAATTAGGAATGGTTTCTAGTCAACCAGATCCTTCAGGGATTTCTACAGCTGATATCATTAAAATCCAAAGGCATATTTTGGGAATTGAATTACTTGAGCAAGTTGAAGAATTACTCGCAGCAGATGTCGATTTGAGTAAGTCAATATCAACAAAAGATGTAGCATACATGCGTAATTTAATTTTAGGAAGAGTCACAGAATTTCCTTCTCACAAAACCTATCATTTCGTAAATAAGGACTACAAATTTTTAAGCCCAAACGATCCATTTGAAGAATTGGATGCCAGTTTGGAAATTAAGGAAATTGCCAGCAATGATATGCAGCATTTGGATTTTATTGCTATTAAATTGGGGGATGTAAATCAAAGTTATCAAAGCTCTAATTTTAAAACAAATTATATTTCATCAACAGGATTTAATGTTGTTACGACACCAGGCTTTATAGAAATTTCTCCTTTGTGGAAAGAATTGATTTATGGATTTCAGTTTGAGTTGGATGTAAAAAATTTATGTTCTGACTTTGCGACGAAATTGGAGTCAAGTCTACAGGATTTTAATGAATCCAATTATCAAATTACTGGAAATACAGTACGGGTTTCGTATGCGTCTGTTAATCCGTTTTCTCCTGAATTTAGTATACGTATTCCAATAAACAACGAGAATCAACATTGTCAGGCAAATTTAAAGTTGAATGAATATTTTTTAAATGAAGTATATGGAATAAATACTACCATACGCATTGATAATCTATATTATAATTTGGCTGAAACAAAAGCAGAAGTATCATTATATCCCAATCCAATCTCTGATCGATTATTTGTTGGCTTGAAGCATTTTGAAAACACAGAAGTATATATTGAACTGTTTGATGTAACAGGAAACCGTGTTGAAAGTCGGAATTTTAATATTCAGGATGTTTTTGAGACAATTGAGTTTAACGATAGAGATATTTTAAATAAAGGAGTATACCTGGTAAAAATTTCGAATAAGTCATTCTCAAATTACTATAAAATAATTGCTGAATAA